CTTTTCGTGAACGTCCCCATCGCCGTGCTGATCGCCGTGGCGGCCCCGCGGGTGATCCGGGAATCCGAACGCCATCCCGGACACTTCGACTTCGTCGGCGCCCTGACCGGCACCCTGGGCATGGTCTCCCTGGTCTACGGGTTCATCCGGGCCGCGCAGCAAGGCTGGACCGACCCCTACACCCTGACGTCCTTCGGCCTGGCCGTCGTCCTGCTGAGCGCCTTCATCATGGTCGAACGGCGCTCGCCCCAGCCGATCACCCCGCTGCACATGTTCGCCGACCGCAACCGCGCCGGCACCTACGGCATGATGCTCTTCCTCGCCTGCGCCATGTTCGGGATGTTCTTCTTCCTGACCCTCTTCGTGCAGAACGTGCTCCGCTTCACCCCCATCCGCGCGGGCCTCGCCTTCCTCCCCGTCAGCGCCGTGATCGCGGTGAGCGCGGGCATCACCTCACAACTGCTGCCGAAGTTCGGGCCCAAACCCTTCATGGTGGCGGGCGCCCTGTGCGCGGCCTCGGGCCTCGGCTGGCTCACCTTCACCGACGTGCACTCCACCTACCTGGGCAGCATCCTCGGCCCGATGCTCCTCTTCAGCCTCGGCATGGGCATGCAGTTCGTCTCCCTGACGCTGATGGCGCTCTCCAACGTCCCCCACCGCGAATCGGGCGCCGCGTCCGGGCTGCTCAACAGCATGCAGCAGGTGGGCGGTTCGCTGGGCCTGTCCATCCTGGTGACCCTCTACGGCACGGCCAGCCGCAACGAGGCGGCCAAGCAGGTGCCCGCCTTCCTCGCCCACTCCACCCCGGCGGAGAAACTCGCCTTCCAGCGCACCGGCCAGCTGCCCGGCCAGTACGGCGCCCAGGTGCTGACCTCCGGCGTGTCGGAGGCGTTCATCGCCGCGTCCCTCTTCGCCCTGGTCGCGGCCGTCATCGCGCTGGTCGTCATCCAGGTCCGGCCCTCCGACCTCGAACGGCTGAAGGGCAACAACACCCCGGCGGCGGTCTGAACGCCACGGCGGGGCCGGGCGGAAGAATCCGCCCGACCCCGCCGTCCCCCGTGGGTCACCCCACCCTCGCAGGACGCGGAGCCGGGGTATTGGACAAAAACGCTATGGCCGGAAAGCCGCTCCGCAGGCTCCGTACCGGCACATTCACCTGACCTGTGCGTCCACCAGCGCGCTGGTCACCTGAC
This is a stretch of genomic DNA from Streptomyces sp. NBC_00536. It encodes these proteins:
- a CDS encoding MFS transporter, with the protein product MDPNTSPSTSGTEGKVRGGGDGGLALLVIASCQLMVILDVTIVNIALPHIQTALKFSTESLSWVVSAYTLTFGGLLLLGGRTGDILGRRRVFIFGVLLFGLASLLGGFSQNAGQLLAARALQGVGGAIASPTALALITTTFREGPERNRAFGVFAGVSAGGGAIGLLAGGALVEWLNWRWVLFVNVPIAVLIAVAAPRVIRESERHPGHFDFVGALTGTLGMVSLVYGFIRAAQQGWTDPYTLTSFGLAVVLLSAFIMVERRSPQPITPLHMFADRNRAGTYGMMLFLACAMFGMFFFLTLFVQNVLRFTPIRAGLAFLPVSAVIAVSAGITSQLLPKFGPKPFMVAGALCAASGLGWLTFTDVHSTYLGSILGPMLLFSLGMGMQFVSLTLMALSNVPHRESGAASGLLNSMQQVGGSLGLSILVTLYGTASRNEAAKQVPAFLAHSTPAEKLAFQRTGQLPGQYGAQVLTSGVSEAFIAASLFALVAAVIALVVIQVRPSDLERLKGNNTPAAV